From the genome of Globicephala melas chromosome 11, mGloMel1.2, whole genome shotgun sequence, one region includes:
- the FOXP4 gene encoding forkhead box protein P4 isoform X2 — translation MMVESASETIRSAPSGQNGVGSLSGQVDGGGGGGGGGGSGGGAPAGGSAGRDAAAGPDSNGEMSPAELLHFQQQQALQVARQFLLQQASGLSSPGNNDSKQSASAVQVPVSVAMMSPQMLTPQQMQQILSPPQLQALLQQQQALMLQQLQEYYKKQQEQLHLQLLTQQQAGKQQPKEALGNKQLAFQQQLLQMQQLQQQHLLNLQRQGLVSLQPGQAVCPTDLPQLWKGEGAPGQPAEDSVKQEGLDLTGTATTATSFAAPPKVSPPLSHHTLPNGQPTVLTPRRDSSSHEETPGSHPLYGHGECKWPGCETLCEDLGQFIKHLNTEHALDDRSTAQCRVQMQVVQQLEIQLAKESERLQAMMAHLHMRPSEPKPFSQPVTVSAADSFPDGLVHPPTSAAAPVTPLRPPGLGSASLHSGGPARRRTSDKFCSPISSELAQNHEFYKNADVRPPFTYASLIRQAILETPDRQLTLNEIYNWFTRMFAYFRRNTATWKNAVRHNLSLHKCFVRVENVKGAVWTVDEREYQKRRPPKMTGSPTLVKNMISGLSYGALNASYQAALAESSFPLLNSPGMLNPGSASSLLPLSHDDMGAPMEPLPSNGSSSPPRLSPPQYSHQVQVKEEPAEAEEDRRPGPPLGPPNPSTSGPPEDRDLEEELPGEELS, via the exons ATGATGGTGGAATCCGCCTCGGAGACAATCAGGTCGGCTCCGTCTGGTCAGAACGGCGTGGGCAGCCTCTCCGGGCAGGTggatggcggcggcggcggcggcggcggcggcggcagtggTGGCGGGGCCCCCGCCGGAGGCAGCGCAGGCAGGGATGCGGCCGCGGGCCCAGACAGCAACGGCGAGATGAGCCCTGCGGAGCTGCTCCACTTCCAGCAGCAACAG GCTCTCCAAGTGGCCCGGCAGTTCCTGCTGCAGCAGGCCTCGGGCCTGAGCTCCCCAGGGAACAATGACAGCAAGCAGTCGGCCTCTGCCGTGCAG GTGCCCGTGTCGGTGGCCATGATGTCGCCGCAGATGCTCACCCCCCAGCAGATGCAGCAGATCCTGTCGCCCCCACAGCTGCAGGCCTTGCTCCAGCAGCAGCAGGCGCTCATGCTGCAGCAG CTGCAGGAATATTACAAGAAGCAGCAAGAGCAGCTCCACTTACAACTCCTCACGCAGCAGCAGGCTGGGAAGCAGCAACCCAAAGAG GCCCTGGGGAACAAGCAGCTGGCCTTCCAGCAGCAGCTCCTGCAAATGCAACAGCTGCAGCAACAGCACCTGCTCAACCTGCAGAGACAGGGGCTGGTCAGCCTGCAGCCCGGCCAAG CCGTGTGCCCGACGGACCTGCCCCAGCTGTGGAAGGGCGAGGGTGCCCCCGGGCAGCCCGCCGAGGACAGCGTTAAGCAGGAGGGGCTGGACCTCACCGGCACGGCCACCACCGCTACCTCGTTCGCCGCCCCCCCCAAAGTCTCACCCCCCCTCTCCCACCACACCCTGCCCAACGGACAGCCCACTGTGCTCACACCTCGGAGAGACAG ctcctcccacGAGGAGACGCCCGGCTCCCACCCCCTCTACGGACACGGAGAGTGCAAGTGGCCAGGCTGTGAGACCCTGTGTGAAGACCTGGGCCAGTTTATCAA ACACCTCAACACAGAGCACGCCCTGGACGACCGGAGCACAGCCCAGTGCCGCGTGCAGATGCAGGTGGTGCAGCAGCTGGAGATCCAG CTCGCCAAGGAGAGCGAGCGGCTGCAGGCCATGATGGCCCATCTGCACATGCGGCCCTCGGAGCCCAAGCCCTTCAGTCAGCCA GTGACCGTCTCCGCAGCGGACTCGTTCCCAGATGGTCTCGTACACCCCCCCACCTCGGCCGCTGCCCCTGTCACCCCCCTACGGCCCCCTGGCCTCGGCTCTGCCTCCCTGCACAGTGGGGGACCCGCCCGGCGGAGGACCAGCGACAAGTTCTGCTCCCCCATCTCCTCAG AGCTGGCCCAGAATCATGAGTTCTACAAGAACGCCGACGTCCGGCCCCCCTTCACCTACGCCTCTCTCATCCGCCAG GCCATCCTGGAAACCCCCGACAGGCAGCTGACCCTGAATGAGATCTATAACTGGTTCACCAGGATGTTCGCCTATTTCCGGAGAAACACGGCCACCTGGAAG AATGCAGTGCGACACAACCTCAGCCTGCACAAGTGCTTCGTGCGCGTGGAGAACGTCAAGGGCGCCGTGTGGACTGTGGACGAGCGGGAGTACCAGAAGCGGAGACCACCAAAGATGACGGG GAGCCCCACGCTGGTGAAGAACATGATTTCGGGCCTCAGTTATGGAGCACTTAACGCCAGCTACCAG GCTGCCCTGGCCGAGAGCAGCTTCCCCCTCCTCAACAGCCCTGGCATGCTGAACCCTGGCTCCGCCAGCAGCCTCCTGCCTCTCAGCCATGACGACATGGGCGCCCCCATGGAGCCGCTGCCCAGCAACGGCAGCAGCAGCCCCCCtcgcctctccccaccccagtacAG CCACCAGGTGCAGGTGAAAGAGGAGCCAGCTGAGGCGGAGGAAGACAGGCGGCCGGGACCCCCCCTGGGGCCCCCTAACCCGAGCACCTCGGGGCCTCCAGAAGACAGGGACCTGGAGGAGGAGCTGCCGGGAGAGGAACTGTCCTAA
- the FOXP4 gene encoding forkhead box protein P4 isoform X1, with translation MMVESASETIRSAPSGQNGVGSLSGQVDGGGGGGGGGGSGGGAPAGGSAGRDAAAGPDSNGEMSPAELLHFQQQQALQVARQFLLQQASGLSSPGNNDSKQSASAVQVPVSVAMMSPQMLTPQQMQQILSPPQLQALLQQQQALMLQQLQEYYKKQQEQLHLQLLTQQQAGKQQPKEALGNKQLAFQQQLLQMQQLQQQHLLNLQRQGLVSLQPGQAVCPTDLPQLWKGEGAPGQPAEDSVKQEGLDLTGTATTATSFAAPPKVSPPLSHHTLPNGQPTVLTPRRDSSSHEETPGSHPLYGHGECKWPGCETLCEDLGQFIKHLNTEHALDDRSTAQCRVQMQVVQQLEIQLAKESERLQAMMAHLHMRPSEPKPFSQPLNPVPGSSSFSKVTVSAADSFPDGLVHPPTSAAAPVTPLRPPGLGSASLHSGGPARRRTSDKFCSPISSELAQNHEFYKNADVRPPFTYASLIRQAILETPDRQLTLNEIYNWFTRMFAYFRRNTATWKNAVRHNLSLHKCFVRVENVKGAVWTVDEREYQKRRPPKMTGSPTLVKNMISGLSYGALNASYQAALAESSFPLLNSPGMLNPGSASSLLPLSHDDMGAPMEPLPSNGSSSPPRLSPPQYSHQVQVKEEPAEAEEDRRPGPPLGPPNPSTSGPPEDRDLEEELPGEELS, from the exons ATGATGGTGGAATCCGCCTCGGAGACAATCAGGTCGGCTCCGTCTGGTCAGAACGGCGTGGGCAGCCTCTCCGGGCAGGTggatggcggcggcggcggcggcggcggcggcggcagtggTGGCGGGGCCCCCGCCGGAGGCAGCGCAGGCAGGGATGCGGCCGCGGGCCCAGACAGCAACGGCGAGATGAGCCCTGCGGAGCTGCTCCACTTCCAGCAGCAACAG GCTCTCCAAGTGGCCCGGCAGTTCCTGCTGCAGCAGGCCTCGGGCCTGAGCTCCCCAGGGAACAATGACAGCAAGCAGTCGGCCTCTGCCGTGCAG GTGCCCGTGTCGGTGGCCATGATGTCGCCGCAGATGCTCACCCCCCAGCAGATGCAGCAGATCCTGTCGCCCCCACAGCTGCAGGCCTTGCTCCAGCAGCAGCAGGCGCTCATGCTGCAGCAG CTGCAGGAATATTACAAGAAGCAGCAAGAGCAGCTCCACTTACAACTCCTCACGCAGCAGCAGGCTGGGAAGCAGCAACCCAAAGAG GCCCTGGGGAACAAGCAGCTGGCCTTCCAGCAGCAGCTCCTGCAAATGCAACAGCTGCAGCAACAGCACCTGCTCAACCTGCAGAGACAGGGGCTGGTCAGCCTGCAGCCCGGCCAAG CCGTGTGCCCGACGGACCTGCCCCAGCTGTGGAAGGGCGAGGGTGCCCCCGGGCAGCCCGCCGAGGACAGCGTTAAGCAGGAGGGGCTGGACCTCACCGGCACGGCCACCACCGCTACCTCGTTCGCCGCCCCCCCCAAAGTCTCACCCCCCCTCTCCCACCACACCCTGCCCAACGGACAGCCCACTGTGCTCACACCTCGGAGAGACAG ctcctcccacGAGGAGACGCCCGGCTCCCACCCCCTCTACGGACACGGAGAGTGCAAGTGGCCAGGCTGTGAGACCCTGTGTGAAGACCTGGGCCAGTTTATCAA ACACCTCAACACAGAGCACGCCCTGGACGACCGGAGCACAGCCCAGTGCCGCGTGCAGATGCAGGTGGTGCAGCAGCTGGAGATCCAG CTCGCCAAGGAGAGCGAGCGGCTGCAGGCCATGATGGCCCATCTGCACATGCGGCCCTCGGAGCCCAAGCCCTTCAGTCAGCCA CTGAACCCAGTCCCCGGCTCCTCCTCATTCTCCAAGGTGACCGTCTCCGCAGCGGACTCGTTCCCAGATGGTCTCGTACACCCCCCCACCTCGGCCGCTGCCCCTGTCACCCCCCTACGGCCCCCTGGCCTCGGCTCTGCCTCCCTGCACAGTGGGGGACCCGCCCGGCGGAGGACCAGCGACAAGTTCTGCTCCCCCATCTCCTCAG AGCTGGCCCAGAATCATGAGTTCTACAAGAACGCCGACGTCCGGCCCCCCTTCACCTACGCCTCTCTCATCCGCCAG GCCATCCTGGAAACCCCCGACAGGCAGCTGACCCTGAATGAGATCTATAACTGGTTCACCAGGATGTTCGCCTATTTCCGGAGAAACACGGCCACCTGGAAG AATGCAGTGCGACACAACCTCAGCCTGCACAAGTGCTTCGTGCGCGTGGAGAACGTCAAGGGCGCCGTGTGGACTGTGGACGAGCGGGAGTACCAGAAGCGGAGACCACCAAAGATGACGGG GAGCCCCACGCTGGTGAAGAACATGATTTCGGGCCTCAGTTATGGAGCACTTAACGCCAGCTACCAG GCTGCCCTGGCCGAGAGCAGCTTCCCCCTCCTCAACAGCCCTGGCATGCTGAACCCTGGCTCCGCCAGCAGCCTCCTGCCTCTCAGCCATGACGACATGGGCGCCCCCATGGAGCCGCTGCCCAGCAACGGCAGCAGCAGCCCCCCtcgcctctccccaccccagtacAG CCACCAGGTGCAGGTGAAAGAGGAGCCAGCTGAGGCGGAGGAAGACAGGCGGCCGGGACCCCCCCTGGGGCCCCCTAACCCGAGCACCTCGGGGCCTCCAGAAGACAGGGACCTGGAGGAGGAGCTGCCGGGAGAGGAACTGTCCTAA